One bacterium genomic window, ACCTCTGTAATACAGGTAGAGAAAAATATCCTTTATGTAGAGGGTGTATGGTTAGGAACACAAGCGATAGGAACAAATTTATATTCTAGCTATAATGCCAAGGAAGGAAAGATATATTTGACCACTTCAACCTCCGGGACAGTCACGGTAAGATATGTTTATGATGGATTTTACAAGGTAACAAAGGCAATTGAGACATATTATTTAACCCAGTCAACCTTCTTTACAAAGTATGCCTCTATTCTTAATATTGAAGGTGTTTATAGTGAGACAGCTACTAGCGGTACAAACCTTTATCCGGGTGGAAAATATGATGTCAAGACAGGAAAGGTGGAGTTAAAGAATATTGCTTTGCCAGGAACATATACTATTATATATACATACTTTGGTTTATCCTATAACAGCCTTTCAGGGATAGTAAGTCTGGCTACGCCTTTAAAATCAACAGATACCTATGTTTCTTATGTCTGTGAAAATCTACTTCCTGCTTATCAAGTTAGCGTAGTGCTTAAAGCCAAAGGAGCAAGTGGATATAAGGTAAATACCCAAAACGACTTTACAAAGGCAGAAAAGAGGCCATTCCCTTATTCTTCCACAAATGTTATGGAAACTACAACTACCTTTGTTGTTAGCAATATTGATGGACAGAAGGAGATCTATGTTCAGTTTGTTGATGATGCAGGAAATGAGGTTTTAGGGGATGATGATATTAGATTGGATACATTAGCTCCTGATCCAGGGGTAACCATTAATGAAGGGGCTAGATATGCAGATAAGGCAACCGTTACCCTTTCTCACCTAGATGCAGATATCTCTGCTTTATATGTAGTAATTGCTAATTTTGAGAGCGAACAAAAAGACCCATTTGGTGCGAATGTTCAACCTGAGAGGGTTCAGTCTTATAGGGATAACTGGGTTCTTTATCAGCCTGATCTTGATGGAGAAAAGCAGGTTCAGGTTAAATTCTGGGATATGGGATTAAATGAATCGGCAATAGCCCAAGATAAAATTATCTACCGTAGGCTGCCTGAGACAAGGACCACCTATATTGTGGCAAGTGGAACGGTTGGATATACAGATATTGGAAGCAGGGCATTTGGTTGTAGCATAGAGCTTCCAGCAGGTGCGGTGAGCAATGCAACATTTACGGTTAAGCAGATTTCTGTTTCCCTTGATCGGTCGCTTCCATTTACCGGATGGGAGATTCTGCCAAGTATGAATTTAGGCAAGCTTTCCACCCTTACCATTGGATACTCTGATATAGATGAGACCCCAGGCAAAGTTGATGGAACCGATATACCTGAAGACCAGCTTGCCATCTTTTACTACGATGAAGCCAGGAAGGGATGGGTTAAGCTCGGTGGAAATGTTGATACAGTAAGAAATTGTGTGTCTGTTTCAATTACCCATCTTTCCACCTATGTCCTTGCCCCAAGCAATGCACCAAGCCTTTCTGATATTTCACCAAGCACATTGTTGGGAGACTTTAAGGTTAAGTTCAATCCATACAATCCAAAGGAGGATGGAGAAACTTACTTTGCCTTTGACTTGGGAAGGCCAGCGGATGTAACCATTAAGGTTTATGATACAGTGGGGGATTTGGTTTCTGTTGTGGCTAATGAGACAAGAAGGCAGGGAGGAACAAGGGAGAAGATTAGTTGGTTTGGAAAGACCGATGGCGGCTCTTACCTAAAGCCAGGTCTCTATGTCTTCCAGATTAAGGTAAAGGCAGTAGATGGTGAATCCATAATCAAGACAGGGGTAATTGCCATTGTGAGGTAAAGATGGGATTTTATGACGATTTTAAGAAGGCGTTTCAGGACATTGTAGCTCCAGAGATAAAGGCAATCTATAGAGAGATAGGGATTGTTCGCTCTGAGATAAAACGCTTGGATGAGAAAATAGACTCTGACATGGCAAGATTAGATGAGAAGATAGACCTGGTTAAAAATGAGCTTTTGGCAGAGATAAGGAGACAGGATGCAGAGATAAGAGGACAAGGTGATATTATGGTGGCTGAGCTAAAAAGGATAGATAATGAATTGAGGTTGTTAAGGGAGATGAAGGATAGGACAGAGGAGATTGAGCAATTAAAAGAAAGAATCTCTGCCTTAGAGGCAAGGATAGCGGCATAAAATGGGATTAATTGTTGAGCATCTTAAGGTAGAGGGAGATAAAGGAAAGGGCGAGGTTACCTGTCTCTTTGACACAGGTTCATCAGAAACCCTGATGAGAGAAGATATAGCAGAAAGGATTTCAACGCTTATTAATCTTCCTCAACCTTTATATTTAAAAATGGCTGATGGAGAGGGTGTTATTGAGGCAAAGAAATGCATGCCCCTTTCTATTGCCATTAATGGCTGTGTTATCCGTGATGATGTAATTGTTGTTTCTAAATTAGATGATGAAATGATAATTGGCACAGGAACAATGCAAAAATACAGGATTAAGCTTGATTTGGAAAATGAAAAGGTCTTAATTGACCCAAAGGTAATGAGACTGAGGGTGTAAAAATGGGATTTTATGACGATTTTAAGAAAAGGAGGAAAAGAAGATGAAGACAAAAATTTTTGTTTTAGGGATGTTGATGGCAGGGTTTAGCTTTGCCGAATTCAACAAGTTTGAGGGTGTAGGAGCAAGGTCTCTTGGGATGGGAGGTGCATTTACAGCAATATCAAATGATGCATCCTGCCTTTATTATAACCCAGCAGGGCTCCTTAGGATAGAGGATAGGGAAGAGATGTATATGTATTCCCAGAAGCTTAATGAGCTTACCTATCAGTATGTTGGCTTGGTTTGGAAGAACACAGGGTTTTCCTATTTAAACCAAGGGGGTAATCTTGCCAAGGCAGATAATCAATGGGGAGACAAGGTAGGCGAGTCTGTTTATGGTATGTCCTATGCCAAGAAGGTAAATGGAGGCGTAGGTTTAGGGGCAAGCTTAAAAATTCTCCATTATACAAACGAAAGGGATTCTGATTCTGGGTTTGGCTTTGATATGGGTCTTCTTTATAGCCCAGAGATTAAGGAGGATTTAAGCCTTGGTTTGGCAATAAGAAACCTTGGGGCGAAGATCCAAGGCGAAAAGGTTGACCCAACAATTACCGGTGGTGTGGCAATAAGATTAAGCCCGGTATTATTCTGGAAGGGTTTGAGAAACGATGGTTTTGGTAGTGCCTATTCCTCTGGTTTTAGAAGAAAGTCTTTTTTTGAAGAAGAGCCCTTTCCTCTCCTTGTAAGCCTTGATTTATATAACAAGAAGGATAATAAAGATAAAAACAAGCTTGGTTGGGCACTTGGAGGCGAATATAAGGCATTTGATATTCTATTATTTAGGCTTGGTTTTAATAATGGAAATATCGGAGGGGGCGTAGGTCTTGCCCATGATAAATGGAGGCTTGATTATGCCTATTCCACAA contains:
- a CDS encoding retropepsin-like aspartic protease, which gives rise to MGLIVEHLKVEGDKGKGEVTCLFDTGSSETLMREDIAERISTLINLPQPLYLKMADGEGVIEAKKCMPLSIAINGCVIRDDVIVVSKLDDEMIIGTGTMQKYRIKLDLENEKVLIDPKVMRLRV